A section of the Sedimentisphaera cyanobacteriorum genome encodes:
- a CDS encoding type II secretion system protein, translated as MKKAFTLIELLVVISIIALLMAILMPALGRAREQAKNVVCKTNMHGAVVGLNAYHADNYDYPKHPCAHVRPNALARNKTYNPQDPENSDTYTYKYLKGYIDDVGVFNCPLSGFDETDIAMNAGGEPLTYQEAYQNKNDWFHKSNNKILNCSYALYWNYKPYKNNPGGFEGPGKSSQSQSSLLISDYFAYYNQLRPSQSWVCTHKLEGGSLTRSDGMPYYALKDESPGQWVTTDSEGFTVLKENSPFDDIKLNCGYTDGSVKSIKGSDTMRQRAYAGADAWCEHFMPSKRRW; from the coding sequence ATGAAAAAGGCTTTTACTTTAATAGAGCTTTTGGTTGTTATATCAATCATAGCCCTTTTGATGGCTATCCTTATGCCCGCTTTGGGCAGGGCCAGAGAGCAGGCTAAAAACGTTGTATGCAAGACGAATATGCACGGCGCTGTTGTCGGTCTGAACGCATACCACGCCGACAACTACGACTACCCCAAGCACCCCTGCGCTCACGTGCGTCCGAATGCCCTCGCAAGAAACAAAACCTACAACCCCCAGGACCCCGAAAACAGCGATACTTACACCTACAAGTATCTGAAGGGCTATATTGATGATGTGGGCGTGTTTAACTGTCCTCTTTCGGGATTTGATGAAACAGATATTGCTATGAATGCAGGCGGCGAGCCGCTTACATATCAGGAGGCCTACCAGAACAAAAACGACTGGTTCCATAAGTCGAACAACAAAATCCTGAACTGCTCATACGCACTGTACTGGAACTACAAGCCGTATAAAAACAATCCGGGCGGGTTTGAAGGCCCGGGCAAGAGCTCCCAGTCCCAGTCCAGCCTGCTGATAAGCGACTACTTCGCATACTACAATCAGCTCAGGCCGTCCCAGAGCTGGGTTTGCACTCACAAGCTCGAGGGCGGCTCGCTTACCCGTTCAGACGGAATGCCCTATTACGCCCTGAAAGATGAAAGCCCCGGGCAGTGGGTTACTACTGATTCGGAGGGATTTACAGTGCTGAAAGAAAACTCGCCTTTTGATGATATCAAGCTAAACTGCGGCTACACCGACGGGAGCGTGAAATCTATCAAGGGCAGCGATACTATGAGGCAGAGGGCATACGCAGGCGCGGATGCATGGTGCGAGCACTTTATGCCCTCAAAGAGGCGCTGGTAG
- a CDS encoding LamG-like jellyroll fold domain-containing protein, with amino-acid sequence MNKKHTKKCFLFCAVLCLVLSGTLYGQADVIATFNDMTTGGMRENDGQPAGTGVGFSTDYWQANTSHCKVREDNLAAPSSTGYSIVQTGTAQCVQVQSIHQRRQYRELIHENLVGSCWISFLAKNTKSTNVTGIDFDEYVSYWVNKDREISLRGTNLYVQGSGGTGSGGIDVSSKYAIGETALVLCKFMPNAYSSPAHLQVWVNPNTANGPDGLGTPDFEQLSDLGWGEMDRLKGLGLLAYDTDDHWGGLIDAVYISQGDDAFYDVVGVNLNAYSPSPESGEEGVGVKNNGNVDVTLEWKTGRDDSTSDPQPYNPDIKKHYLYMSSGVEGDTDLELKASLDVTGLNESYSTTLNLDGKYYWLIEEGLDDGTGSANPPGDPNNYVSAVWEFETLKSVPVVTAQPEDVFVGIGDTAELSVSVSTMSSESYQWYKSLDDAVDTGEDDSLIAGADSNTLTVYSAAVEDEAYYYCEITNSSGTTVSDTASLGVKRLMAKYSMDQADYDGSSYLDSSPEDGTAHDAQLVGEVDVQFVTGADGTPNGAVKIDPNSVANAGTWNPSEFSNELTAAFWVEWDGVSDVRQGYLGKSVDLNAGNMWFIRGQYVSSTSMKLMRNGSYGPAAGPLTDDNQWQFVAFTVSDNNANCYVNGINSGTSDFTLGSDPEDLAAPIWIGRFSELSPERIANASMDDVRIYNYALSPEEIAQLYYDVSGEPICIDPPDPAYDLSGPEGMPDCKVDMYDFVQIAKKWFECGLYPASLCFE; translated from the coding sequence ATGAATAAAAAGCATACGAAAAAGTGTTTCCTCTTTTGCGCAGTCTTGTGTCTGGTTCTTTCGGGAACTCTTTACGGGCAGGCGGATGTAATAGCGACATTTAATGATATGACCACAGGCGGTATGCGGGAGAACGACGGTCAGCCGGCCGGTACTGGTGTTGGCTTTTCAACAGATTACTGGCAGGCAAATACATCTCACTGCAAAGTAAGGGAAGATAACCTTGCTGCACCTTCAAGCACCGGTTATTCGATTGTGCAGACTGGCACAGCTCAGTGCGTGCAGGTGCAGTCGATACACCAGAGAAGGCAGTATCGCGAGCTGATACATGAAAATCTCGTTGGCAGCTGCTGGATATCATTTCTTGCTAAAAATACAAAATCAACGAATGTTACCGGAATTGATTTTGATGAATATGTCAGCTACTGGGTAAATAAAGACAGGGAAATCTCGCTTCGCGGGACAAACCTGTATGTTCAAGGCAGCGGGGGCACCGGCTCCGGCGGGATCGACGTTAGCAGTAAATACGCAATTGGCGAGACAGCCTTGGTTCTCTGCAAGTTTATGCCGAATGCGTATTCATCTCCTGCCCACCTGCAGGTTTGGGTGAATCCAAATACTGCAAACGGTCCGGACGGCCTTGGCACGCCCGATTTCGAGCAGCTCAGCGACCTTGGCTGGGGCGAAATGGACAGGCTGAAAGGTCTCGGCCTGCTAGCCTATGATACCGACGACCACTGGGGCGGCCTGATAGATGCTGTATATATCAGCCAAGGTGATGATGCATTCTACGATGTGGTTGGCGTAAATCTCAATGCTTATTCCCCAAGTCCTGAAAGCGGAGAAGAAGGCGTGGGTGTTAAGAATAACGGTAATGTCGATGTTACCCTCGAATGGAAAACCGGAAGAGATGACAGCACCTCTGACCCGCAGCCGTATAACCCTGATATCAAAAAACATTATCTTTATATGAGCAGCGGCGTGGAAGGTGATACTGACCTCGAACTTAAAGCCTCCCTTGATGTAACCGGCCTTAATGAATCCTATTCGACAACTCTCAATCTTGACGGAAAATACTACTGGCTTATCGAAGAAGGCCTTGATGACGGCACAGGTTCAGCGAATCCTCCGGGCGACCCGAACAACTATGTAAGCGCAGTTTGGGAGTTTGAAACATTAAAGAGTGTGCCTGTGGTAACAGCTCAGCCGGAAGATGTGTTTGTTGGTATTGGAGATACTGCTGAGCTGAGCGTTAGCGTGTCCACTATGTCAAGCGAAAGCTATCAGTGGTATAAATCTCTGGATGATGCCGTTGATACTGGCGAAGATGATTCATTAATAGCCGGCGCTGATTCAAACACCTTAACAGTGTACTCTGCAGCTGTTGAGGATGAGGCATACTATTACTGCGAAATTACCAACAGCAGCGGCACAACCGTTTCTGATACAGCATCTCTGGGAGTAAAGAGACTGATGGCTAAGTATTCAATGGATCAGGCCGATTATGATGGAAGCTCCTATCTTGACTCAAGCCCTGAAGATGGAACTGCACATGATGCACAGCTGGTAGGCGAAGTGGATGTCCAGTTTGTAACAGGAGCTGACGGCACGCCAAACGGTGCTGTTAAGATTGATCCTAACAGTGTTGCAAATGCAGGCACTTGGAATCCCTCAGAATTCAGCAATGAGCTTACTGCTGCTTTCTGGGTTGAATGGGACGGCGTAAGCGATGTTCGTCAGGGCTATCTGGGCAAATCGGTTGACTTGAATGCCGGAAATATGTGGTTTATCCGCGGTCAGTATGTCAGCAGTACAAGTATGAAGTTGATGAGAAACGGCAGCTACGGGCCTGCAGCAGGACCTTTGACTGATGATAACCAGTGGCAGTTTGTAGCGTTTACCGTCTCAGATAATAACGCAAACTGCTATGTGAATGGAATTAACAGCGGCACTTCCGATTTTACTTTAGGCTCAGACCCTGAAGACCTTGCAGCCCCTATCTGGATAGGGCGATTTAGTGAACTCTCGCCTGAAAGGATTGCGAACGCTTCTATGGATGATGTTCGAATCTACAATTACGCCCTGAGCCCGGAAGAGATTGCTCAGCTGTATTACGATGTATCAGGAGAGCCGATTTGCATAGACCCCCCAGACCCCGCTTACGATTTGAGCGGACCTGAAGGTATGCCGGACTGTAAGGTTGATATGTATGATTTTGTTCAAATCGCAAAAAAATGGTTTGAATGCGGCCTTTATCCGGCCTCCTTATGCTTTGAATGA
- a CDS encoding LamG-like jellyroll fold domain-containing protein has translation MMKKFLLLMVVSIMCLAGTSQALFVMDNFNELDVAEMRWTASDSGVGFAPGSGWHVNTSTIRLRDRDLTAPSSTNFGLTQTGNTRLVQGTYEGERQQARQIAELMDGTVWFSFLYKHVSEGSGGGLGFNRSGYSTTAPRVIADQGDLILDFSEDEYDVVLSDVLNAGETYLIVGRIEVDAGDNGEDYVSVWLNPDVTNPGMAAASQSGADFVGDGIDYLCLPSFYTGSINVGGEIDMVYASNDADAYKDVTGADYPSYAYSPTPSNGQNGVGEVTDSQVELTLSWKTGADPDGVEDYDPRIKKHYVYLNSADEIDPNNPDLTLVETVSVTGADASSSVLTLDLNGQYYWLVEEGLEDGQGGVYPAGDENNFQGELWSFQTKESVPVIEGQPEDQVVFEGETANFEITAASEKPITNYQWYKSTDDTNQTPADDTALDSGASLNLIAIENAAASDEGYYYCVVSNSAGDKASQTAVLGLKKILAHWTMNQSDVLGGELLDVQSGNNAVIQGTPEFAQGADGAENGALVISEDVYASAPGTIDPPSDFGMMSLSVWVNWHGPLGSNYQRIISKSTDSWSSTNSSWTLGNQAGQQGSGNISYYSYNAAGTSSAEMVNDQAESPDTFQHYVLVYDGQEAKTYFDGQLAAVDEIDVADFYNQAAAAAPIAIGAGYADDGAHRFNGALDDIRIYNYSLSADEVGDLYYDVTGEPACVYPVEYGDYDNDCDVDVADLMIFIMNGWLDCGLYPEEGCM, from the coding sequence ATGATGAAGAAATTTTTACTGTTGATGGTTGTGTCCATTATGTGTTTGGCCGGTACTTCTCAAGCACTTTTTGTGATGGATAATTTTAATGAGCTTGATGTGGCAGAGATGCGCTGGACTGCATCCGACAGCGGCGTTGGTTTTGCCCCAGGCTCGGGCTGGCACGTTAATACCTCCACGATTCGTTTGCGGGATCGGGATCTGACAGCTCCTTCAAGTACCAACTTCGGCTTAACCCAGACAGGAAATACACGTCTTGTTCAGGGTACTTATGAGGGCGAGCGTCAGCAGGCCCGTCAAATAGCCGAATTGATGGACGGGACAGTTTGGTTCAGCTTCTTGTACAAGCATGTTTCCGAAGGTTCCGGAGGCGGCCTTGGTTTCAACAGAAGCGGCTATTCCACAACCGCTCCGAGGGTTATTGCTGATCAGGGCGATTTGATACTGGATTTCTCTGAGGATGAGTATGATGTAGTTTTATCCGATGTTTTGAACGCGGGAGAAACCTATCTGATTGTTGGAAGGATTGAAGTTGATGCCGGCGATAACGGCGAAGATTATGTTTCAGTTTGGCTGAATCCCGATGTAACCAATCCGGGCATGGCAGCAGCGTCTCAAAGCGGGGCAGATTTCGTAGGCGACGGCATTGATTATTTGTGTCTGCCCAGTTTTTACACAGGCAGTATAAACGTCGGCGGGGAGATAGATATGGTGTATGCAAGCAATGATGCTGATGCATACAAAGATGTTACCGGAGCGGATTATCCATCGTATGCCTACAGCCCAACCCCTTCAAATGGGCAGAATGGCGTTGGAGAAGTAACAGATTCACAGGTTGAGCTTACCCTTTCCTGGAAAACCGGCGCCGACCCTGATGGAGTGGAAGATTATGACCCGAGGATAAAGAAGCATTATGTTTATCTAAACAGTGCGGATGAAATAGACCCCAACAACCCCGACCTGACACTGGTTGAAACAGTTTCAGTAACAGGTGCAGATGCCTCATCAAGCGTGCTTACCCTCGATTTAAACGGCCAATACTACTGGCTTGTTGAAGAGGGGCTGGAAGACGGACAGGGCGGAGTTTATCCTGCCGGGGATGAAAACAACTTTCAAGGAGAGCTTTGGTCTTTCCAAACAAAGGAAAGTGTTCCGGTAATCGAAGGCCAGCCTGAGGATCAGGTTGTGTTTGAGGGCGAAACAGCAAACTTTGAAATAACAGCCGCTTCTGAAAAGCCAATAACGAATTATCAGTGGTATAAATCCACTGATGATACTAACCAAACACCTGCTGATGATACAGCTCTTGATTCAGGAGCTTCTCTTAATTTGATTGCTATTGAGAATGCAGCGGCTTCAGATGAGGGATACTACTATTGCGTGGTTTCAAACAGCGCAGGTGATAAAGCCTCGCAAACTGCAGTTTTAGGCCTCAAAAAGATTCTTGCACACTGGACTATGAACCAAAGCGATGTGCTTGGAGGTGAACTGCTGGATGTGCAAAGCGGAAATAATGCTGTAATTCAGGGAACGCCGGAATTTGCACAAGGGGCTGACGGCGCAGAAAACGGCGCTCTGGTTATCTCTGAAGACGTGTATGCTTCAGCTCCAGGGACTATAGACCCGCCATCTGATTTCGGAATGATGAGCTTGAGCGTCTGGGTAAACTGGCACGGGCCGTTAGGCTCTAATTACCAGAGGATTATCTCTAAATCCACAGACAGCTGGTCGAGCACAAATTCCTCATGGACACTCGGTAATCAGGCTGGACAGCAGGGAAGCGGAAACATAAGCTACTATTCATACAATGCAGCGGGAACCTCTTCAGCAGAGATGGTTAATGATCAGGCCGAATCCCCCGATACTTTCCAGCATTATGTCTTGGTTTATGACGGGCAGGAAGCTAAGACCTATTTTGACGGACAGCTTGCTGCTGTGGATGAAATTGACGTGGCTGATTTCTACAATCAAGCCGCTGCTGCTGCGCCAATTGCAATTGGTGCCGGATACGCAGATGACGGGGCTCACCGATTCAACGGTGCACTGGATGATATTCGGATCTACAACTACAGCCTCTCTGCAGATGAGGTAGGAGACCTCTATTATGATGTAACTGGAGAGCCGGCATGTGTTTATCCAGTTGAATACGGCGATTATGACAACGACTGCGATGTAGATGTTGCAGATTTGATGATTTTTATTATGAACGGTTGGCTTGACTGCGGTTTGTATCCAGAAGAAGGCTGCATGTAA
- a CDS encoding FAD-dependent oxidoreductase — MIKRRDFLKASAAAGISLNFSQPAAFGDSDKSSLLIEAVQFDNTGGWKIDTQFHNTLGFSYLLAHGMGSPVKNAQTKALFKKAGLYNVWVHTKDWCPGNWHAPGRFKLKVGGEYLNEIFGNKPGWKWHYGGKIQIRQGEALVELEDLTGFDGRCSAVYFTQDDNETPPNDREKLLRWRLNKNAGAKAAEKKKFDVVIAGGGISGCATALAAESQGLKTALIHNRPVLGGNASGEIRVHTLGLHGNAGDILSKIDTEHYPNGSEKAFHDDRKRTKNMNEAEGVSQFLMHTLISADSQGGEIKSIQAFEHLTGRRTIFEAEVFIDCTGDGWLGRLAGADWVYGREPESKYSEGWDKHGDLWCPEKADNRVMGTSVLWNTEKGSEEVQFPEVPWAMPVAKDHTSPSGEWYWEYSHNSLNQISDAEQIRDHFFRAIYGTYSNTIKQDKHKKRRLKWVGYNAGKRESARLLGDYIYTGNDAFESKKFNDAVAVEKRSIDVHYQRSLTGSKYDFLSEAIYRKPKEKFYYIPFRSLYSRNIGNLMMAGRCFSCSHIGLGGPRVMNTCGQMGAAAGFAAALCRKFDKSPRQVGKDHIGELRKLCKF, encoded by the coding sequence ATGATAAAAAGACGGGATTTCTTAAAGGCCTCAGCCGCAGCGGGCATTTCATTGAATTTCAGCCAGCCAGCCGCTTTTGGCGATTCTGATAAAAGCTCACTTCTGATTGAAGCAGTGCAGTTTGACAATACTGGCGGATGGAAGATTGATACGCAGTTCCACAACACTCTGGGCTTCAGTTATTTGCTTGCCCACGGGATGGGCAGCCCTGTGAAAAACGCTCAAACAAAAGCCCTATTTAAGAAAGCCGGTTTGTATAATGTCTGGGTGCATACAAAAGACTGGTGCCCGGGAAATTGGCACGCACCGGGCAGATTTAAGCTTAAGGTTGGCGGGGAATACCTAAACGAGATTTTCGGAAATAAACCCGGATGGAAATGGCATTACGGCGGGAAGATTCAAATCAGGCAGGGCGAAGCTCTTGTGGAGCTGGAAGACCTTACCGGCTTTGACGGGCGGTGTTCGGCGGTGTATTTCACTCAGGATGATAATGAAACGCCTCCGAATGATAGAGAAAAACTGCTCCGCTGGAGGCTTAATAAGAATGCAGGAGCTAAGGCGGCTGAAAAGAAAAAGTTTGATGTTGTTATAGCAGGCGGCGGTATAAGCGGCTGCGCAACGGCATTGGCCGCTGAATCTCAAGGCCTGAAGACTGCGTTAATTCACAACAGACCCGTGCTGGGCGGGAACGCCAGCGGGGAGATTCGTGTTCATACATTAGGCCTCCACGGGAATGCCGGAGATATATTAAGCAAGATCGATACCGAGCATTATCCCAACGGCTCAGAGAAGGCTTTTCACGATGACCGAAAACGCACGAAAAATATGAATGAAGCCGAAGGGGTATCCCAGTTTCTTATGCACACGCTGATTTCAGCAGATTCACAAGGGGGCGAAATAAAATCAATTCAGGCCTTCGAGCATTTAACAGGCAGAAGAACGATTTTCGAGGCAGAGGTTTTCATAGACTGCACAGGCGATGGATGGCTCGGCCGGCTTGCAGGGGCAGATTGGGTTTACGGCCGCGAGCCGGAATCTAAATACAGCGAAGGCTGGGATAAGCACGGCGATTTGTGGTGTCCTGAGAAGGCGGATAATCGGGTGATGGGGACGAGCGTTTTATGGAACACTGAAAAGGGAAGCGAAGAAGTTCAGTTTCCGGAAGTTCCTTGGGCAATGCCCGTTGCAAAAGACCACACCTCTCCCAGCGGCGAGTGGTACTGGGAATATTCGCATAACAGCCTCAATCAGATCAGCGATGCAGAACAGATACGAGACCATTTCTTCCGAGCTATATACGGCACATATTCAAACACAATCAAGCAGGACAAGCACAAAAAAAGAAGGCTCAAGTGGGTTGGGTACAATGCGGGGAAACGAGAATCTGCACGCCTGCTCGGGGATTATATCTACACGGGCAATGATGCGTTTGAGTCGAAAAAATTCAATGATGCGGTTGCGGTGGAGAAGCGCTCGATTGATGTTCATTATCAGCGATCGCTCACCGGCTCTAAGTATGATTTTCTCTCTGAGGCAATCTACCGAAAGCCTAAAGAGAAATTTTATTACATCCCCTTCCGCAGTCTTTATTCTCGGAATATAGGCAATCTTATGATGGCAGGCAGATGCTTCAGCTGCTCGCACATCGGCCTTGGCGGGCCGCGTGTTATGAACACCTGCGGACAGATGGGGGCTGCTGCGGGATTTGCTGCTGCTCTGTGCAGAAAATTCGATAAATCCCCAAGGCAGGTTGGCAAAGACCATATCGGAGAGCTTAGGAAGCTGTGCAAATTTTAG
- a CDS encoding type II secretion system protein encodes MKNRKNRTSGFTLIELLVVISIIALLMSILMPALNKAREQARNVVCQSNVKQWGLIFSMYTDDSDGYFPADCHKDDGRWTWFLSMKPYYAGKFEILLCPTTKAAPEDRGGRLNNRWQWNVRWWTPNVFETEMLEDRDAEELGGSYGQNWWVTSNDSWTATYPTENKFKRVDNVQKPSSVPVIGDCGSFVVRPTRFADPPESDGDYSYESSNEMKRVCTNRHNNGRVNWVFADFSVQQVKLKELWDIPWHRKWKPREDEIEWPDWMRSLPE; translated from the coding sequence GTGAAAAATAGGAAAAATCGAACTTCCGGTTTTACTCTTATTGAACTGCTTGTTGTTATTTCCATCATCGCTTTGCTCATGTCAATTCTTATGCCTGCTCTAAATAAGGCCCGCGAACAGGCCCGCAATGTTGTATGCCAGAGCAATGTAAAGCAGTGGGGGCTTATTTTCAGTATGTACACCGATGACAGCGACGGATATTTCCCCGCAGATTGTCATAAAGATGACGGCAGATGGACGTGGTTTTTATCAATGAAGCCCTATTATGCGGGCAAATTTGAGATTCTTCTGTGTCCGACAACCAAGGCCGCTCCGGAAGACAGAGGGGGGAGGCTGAATAACCGCTGGCAGTGGAACGTCCGCTGGTGGACCCCGAACGTTTTTGAGACAGAGATGCTGGAAGACAGAGATGCCGAAGAGCTTGGAGGCAGCTATGGACAGAACTGGTGGGTTACGAGCAATGATTCATGGACTGCTACCTACCCTACAGAGAATAAATTCAAGCGGGTTGACAATGTTCAAAAGCCCTCTTCTGTTCCTGTAATCGGAGACTGCGGTTCGTTTGTGGTTCGCCCTACCAGATTTGCAGATCCTCCCGAAAGCGACGGTGATTACTCTTATGAAAGCTCTAATGAGATGAAGCGTGTTTGCACGAATCGTCATAACAACGGCCGGGTTAACTGGGTTTTCGCAGACTTTTCCGTTCAGCAGGTTAAGCTCAAAGAGCTTTGGGATATACCTTGGCACCGCAAATGGAAGCCGAGGGAAGATGAGATCGAATGGCCGGACTGGATGCGTTCTCTGCCGGAATGA
- a CDS encoding FAD-dependent oxidoreductase, producing the protein MNIEQPADKREFRQENIQCDLAVIGGGLAGVCAAVTAAREGLSVALVQDRPVLGGNASSEVRLWALGATSHKGNNNRWSREGGVIDEILVENIYRNPEGNPVIFDTVILEKVVEEPNINLLLNTSAVKITKKENQKIESVTAFCSQNSILYNISAPLFCDASGDGVTAYLAGAEFRMGAESREEFDEKFAPSLEYGALMGHSIFFYSKDTGKPVRFVPPSYALKDIKQIPRYRNFGKNHYGCQLWWVEYGGRLDTVHDTEKIKWELWKIVYGIWDYIKNSGSFPGTENMTLEWVGMIPGKRESRRFIGDYILVQNDIVRQKEHYDAVSYGGWAIDLHPADGIYSRLPGCDQWHSKGVYQIPYRCMYSKDIENLFLAGRIMSTSHVANGSTRVMLTCAHNAQAVGMASVLCVRDKCLPRDVAEPEKVSLLQQKLLKCGQYIPGIKLEDPEDIAKEAAISVSSELKLSKLDNKGPLLTLHDSMAMLFPARKGSNIFVSFEIFADKETELIVELKSSSRIGNFTPDLLLERKKISISPKTASESCRAKEKVKLYSGADGGVNSGAAAFTQKFNQTSEDSFSQGNIEIEFESILETDQYVFICLRKNPDIHIRCSSQHITGVLSVVSKGNFRVSNGNIQKPDKDIGVDEMEFWIPQRWPNCHLLSCRFKSAIEAFGPDNLTNGFARPFKGANAWVADFDDRSPEAVLEWEKPKSIKKIELAFDTDFDHPMESVFMGHTYHTVPYCVREYLISDSQGRVVYECRENHKTRNVITFDEPVTTDKLIIQLQRPDVNIPAALFEVRCYE; encoded by the coding sequence ATTAATATAGAACAGCCGGCCGATAAACGAGAGTTTAGGCAGGAAAATATTCAATGCGACCTTGCAGTTATCGGCGGCGGACTTGCCGGCGTATGCGCAGCTGTTACCGCTGCCCGAGAGGGCTTGAGCGTTGCCTTGGTTCAGGACAGGCCGGTTCTCGGGGGGAATGCATCCAGCGAAGTTCGTCTTTGGGCACTTGGAGCCACCTCTCATAAAGGCAATAACAATCGCTGGTCTCGTGAGGGCGGGGTGATCGATGAAATACTTGTTGAAAATATATATCGCAACCCCGAGGGGAATCCTGTAATCTTCGATACTGTGATCCTTGAGAAGGTAGTCGAAGAGCCGAATATAAATTTACTGCTGAATACTTCGGCTGTTAAAATAACTAAAAAAGAAAATCAAAAAATTGAATCAGTAACAGCATTCTGTTCACAGAATTCAATTTTATACAATATTTCAGCTCCTTTGTTTTGCGATGCCTCCGGGGACGGTGTAACAGCGTATCTTGCGGGTGCAGAATTTCGAATGGGCGCCGAGAGCAGAGAAGAATTTGATGAAAAATTCGCACCTTCATTAGAGTACGGCGCATTGATGGGTCATTCAATCTTTTTCTATTCAAAGGATACCGGCAAACCCGTTCGCTTTGTACCTCCAAGCTATGCATTGAAGGATATAAAACAAATACCTCGATATCGCAATTTTGGGAAAAATCATTATGGCTGTCAGCTTTGGTGGGTAGAATACGGCGGGCGTCTTGATACGGTGCACGATACAGAGAAAATCAAATGGGAGCTGTGGAAGATTGTTTACGGGATATGGGATTATATAAAAAATTCCGGCAGCTTTCCGGGCACTGAAAATATGACTCTTGAGTGGGTAGGAATGATTCCCGGCAAGCGTGAAAGCCGGCGTTTTATCGGCGACTATATACTTGTACAAAATGATATAGTGCGTCAGAAAGAGCATTACGATGCTGTTTCCTACGGCGGCTGGGCAATCGATCTGCACCCGGCAGACGGGATTTACAGCAGACTGCCCGGGTGCGACCAATGGCATTCCAAGGGCGTTTATCAGATTCCATACCGGTGTATGTACAGCAAGGATATTGAAAACCTTTTCCTTGCAGGCAGGATTATGAGCACTTCTCACGTAGCAAACGGGTCCACCCGCGTTATGCTTACATGTGCGCATAACGCTCAGGCAGTTGGAATGGCTTCAGTTTTGTGCGTTCGTGATAAATGCCTGCCGAGGGATGTCGCTGAGCCTGAGAAGGTTTCTCTGCTCCAGCAGAAACTTCTCAAATGCGGGCAGTACATCCCGGGCATTAAACTTGAAGACCCCGAAGATATAGCTAAAGAGGCCGCAATCAGCGTTTCCAGCGAATTGAAGCTTTCGAAACTTGATAATAAAGGCCCGCTGCTTACTTTACACGATTCAATGGCAATGCTCTTTCCGGCAAGAAAAGGCAGTAATATTTTTGTCTCATTTGAAATTTTTGCAGATAAAGAAACTGAACTGATTGTCGAGCTCAAATCAAGCAGCAGGATTGGTAATTTTACTCCGGATCTGCTTCTGGAAAGGAAAAAGATTTCCATTTCCCCCAAAACTGCATCTGAAAGCTGCAGAGCTAAAGAAAAGGTGAAGTTGTATTCAGGTGCTGACGGGGGTGTTAATTCAGGGGCAGCTGCTTTTACGCAAAAGTTTAATCAAACCTCCGAGGACTCTTTCTCTCAGGGCAATATTGAAATTGAATTCGAGTCTATACTGGAAACTGATCAGTACGTGTTTATCTGCCTCCGGAAAAATCCCGATATCCATATCCGCTGCAGCAGTCAGCATATTACCGGGGTTCTGTCTGTAGTTTCAAAGGGTAATTTTAGAGTCAGCAACGGAAATATACAAAAGCCGGATAAGGATATTGGCGTTGATGAAATGGAATTCTGGATTCCGCAGCGCTGGCCGAACTGTCATCTGCTCTCGTGCAGATTTAAATCTGCGATTGAAGCTTTCGGCCCTGATAATTTGACTAACGGATTTGCCAGGCCTTTCAAAGGGGCGAATGCCTGGGTTGCAGATTTTGATGACCGTTCACCGGAGGCTGTCCTTGAATGGGAGAAACCAAAATCTATTAAAAAAATTGAACTGGCTTTTGATACCGATTTCGACCATCCAATGGAATCGGTTTTTATGGGACACACTTATCACACAGTACCTTACTGTGTTAGGGAATACCTTATATCAGATTCACAGGGCAGGGTGGTTTACGAATGCAGGGAAAACCATAAGACTCGTAATGTTATAACATTTGATGAGCCTGTAACCACTGATAAGCTTATAATTCAGCTTCAAAGGCCTGATGTGAATATACCTGCTGCGCTGTTTGAAGTGCGGTGTTATGAATAG